The following is a genomic window from Mustela erminea isolate mMusErm1 chromosome 2, mMusErm1.Pri, whole genome shotgun sequence.
TCCCTTTTTTTCAAAGTGGAGTCTGGAAAAAACAGGATGGGGCATTTAGCCCTCATAATTAACAAGGGCCGAGTTTCTTTTAATGTTGCcaactcaagcagactcagtgagGCTTGTGCTACAAACTGCTGTGAACAGTGGGGTTCAGTTCATGCTGGTGAGTCTGGCCGAGGTCCACTTTGTCTCTGCACAGAGGGGAGCACTTCAGAGCCAGCGAGGGCTGGTTCTCGGCCATCCCAAGATTCATCTGCTGTACGTTCACTCATGTTCGTTATTGAGAATCCTGAAACGAAAGTCGTCTCTTAATCCCAAAGAGAGCTGTTTGGTAGGAAATGTCCACATCCAGTGTAGTTGCTGATAATCTCGAAAACAGGAAAATCTTCATGCTGAGTCATGCATGAAGTCATGGCTGAGGGACACAAGATTAAGAGCAGTGTCTAAATGCTGGAAATGGCAATGATTCTCCTGGTTCCACTTTCGCCCCCATGATCCACTGTCCACACAGTAGCTAGAAGGAGGCTAGATAAAATCGAGATCACATTTTGTGGGGTCTTCCACAGCACTGAAAACCCCAAGTTCTCACCATGGCCCATGAATCCCTTTGTATGCTTGTGAATCTGAGCCCGTCTCCTATTTCGGTTTCCTCAACAACAGACTGCCAAGAAAGTGTTGAAGGGAGAACCACAAGTTTCAAGAAACTCAAGAGACCTAGGAGCCACATGCAAAGTGTGAATTCTGATTGGATTCTGAATCGAACAAAACAACTATAAAAGAATTATGAGGCAAAAGGAGTAACTTGAACATGGATTGGATATTTGTATTAAGaattattgttcatttttaaagcGTCATAATGGTATTGCGATTATGGGTTCttcttgctgttgttgttttaacaacAGCCCCTGCCTTTAGGAATACATCCTAACATCCAGGTGAAACAACAGGGTATATGGACTTTGcttaaaaataatctaatgagtgaggggaggagtgagcaggtataaataaaatgaggttgGCTACAAGGAGATAATTACTGACGATGGACGATGAGTATTTGGCAATTTATTATACGGTTCCTAAATATCTCTGTAGCTCTGCGAAGGGGCACAAACATACTTTATAAGTTTGAAAAACAGGAGACAGCAAGACATCTTGGAAAGAGTATAATCTTTGAAGTGAGATATCTGCAATCCTGAACTTGTTTTTTCCTACCAGCATCACCTTGAGTGACCTGaggctctgtttccttttctataaaactaGGATTATAAAATCTCTGAAGCACAACAATGAGAACCAAATGAAATCCTGTAGGTCTGTGGTCTACCACAATGGCCAGCAcacagaaaatacttaaaaaacgGTGTAAGAAACAGTAATAGAAGTATAGCACCTTACTCCTGATGAGTTGCTCAGTTCTTATTTCTCTGTAGTGTTACTGAACTTTTCCTACCTGTGCATTGTTTCTTGCAGACCAGAATGGAAACTGCCTAAGAAagctttagtttttaatttttttttaagatttttaatttttatttatttgacagagagagagagagatcacaagtaggcagagaggcaggcagagagagcaggggaagcaggttacccacccagcagagagcctggtgcggggctccatcccaggaccctaagatcatgacctaagccaaagtcagaggcccaacccacgagccacccaggcgcccctagtttttattttttaagattttatttatttatttgacacagagagagagagatcacaagtaggcagagaggcaggtggggggggggcaggctccctgcggagcagagagcccaatgcggggctcgatcccaggaccctgagactatgatccgagccaaaggcagaggcttaatccactgagccacccagacgcctgggaagtttttttttgtttttgtttttttaattctttatgtgCCTAGAATGGTAATGGGTATAATAAATGACTCTTGATTGAACAAAGCAAAAGAAGGTATTTGGCCTCTGGGTTTGGACATCAGGAACTAATATTGAATTGCTGACATGAACAATGTCTGTGGAATGTCAACAGGTGTCTGTTATAAAACCCGTGTTTATCTGTACCACGCTCTGTTCGAGGCACAGAAGAGTTCTGAAagttggaaagaagaaaattttcaaatactgGTGAGCATTTGAGATTAAtcgtatatatattttttcctattatttttgcTAGAGTAAGTAGGAGCGCTTTCTTGCATTTGCTGCGGTTCTGTCATGTCTTGTATCGAGACCAATTTACTTGACGTTGTATGTGCTTGGCATTAAAAACAGGGTAAGAATTCTATTTTCAAAAGGGGCATAGTTAACTGTTAGCCTCTGCCAAAGcaatttccccctcccttcctttaaCCTCCCAAGGAGACAATTGGTGACATTCTAAGCAGATGCTTGCTCAGAGAGTGGGCAGCAAGCCGTGGGCAGCCTGCTCGCTTAATTTTAAGCAAGAtctttgtgtgttttattatattaattagtGTATTGGCAAGACCCAATGGGCTTTTTAAAGCAGCAGGGGTTTTGCTGATCCCTTAATTTGCAGTTTGTGAtggctcttttgtttttgttttcgtttaaTTCTTCCACCCATTAAACCCTTCAATCTAGCATTAGCTGTAACTCCCTGTAAGGCTAGAGCTTCAGGGAGTGATGCATGAAGATGGATGGTGGCCttaggaaggggggggggggtgctgactGCACTTTTTCTTTGGTCCTGGTTTGAAAGGGGGCGGCTACATTCATTTTATCCATGTAGGCATTTTACCAGTGGAATGAATGCTGAGAAAAACGATGCCACATTCAGTGTGCTTTTTAGGGATGTGTAGAGAAATTCTTCAACCTTTCATGTGAACTTTAGGTTATGCAAGTAAAAACACCTGATTTAGACATCTTGGGCCAGTGAAGAGAAGACGGGAGGAAAGGCGTCAGAAAAGGGTGTATTTGTGGATTTTTGTAAATGAATGTTGAGGGAGATTTTCCTGTTGCCCTTGATGAACTATTTGTCTTCTTACCACTGTTTGAGGGCAAAGATGCTTCCTTGCCTCAAGGAATCCCTGCCATACccattttagttaataatactcagttcaggctgcctgggtggctcaattggttaagctactgcctttagctcaggtcatgatcctggagtcccagatcaagtcctgcatcaggctcccttttgtgggggggggggggggagtctgcttctccctctgacctcttgcctcttatgctctctctctctctctcattctctcaaataaataaataaaatcttaaaaaaaaataatactcagTTCAATTCAGCTTAatgcttcattctttctctaCCCTCTGTGCAGGCTTGACCCATGGCTTTGAGGGGAAAACTACATGGTCAGCACTTACATCTCTCTGTCTGTAGGCAGAAAGAGTCAGGGgaccccagaaaaagaaagatgacacaTAGCTTTCTGACATAAGAAAAGTCATTTGAGCCCCCATCCCCCATCTTGTGGTCTATGTCTGACCGGCACTCCTCGCCCCAAGCACATTTCTTGCAGAACTTCCTGGGACAGGTTGAAATTGCAGAATAGACCTGCAATGATTCAGTAGTCAACGATTctaaaagagcaagagaaggtgAGAACAAGCAGCCGCTATCAGGCCAGGAGATAATCTAATCCTATCAGGGACAATAAATCAGGAGTAAAACTCTCAGCGCTGGTTCAAAGGTAAAGACCAAGCGGACACACATTCTTGAGTTAATTTTGCAGGACTGAACCTCCTGTGAGCATCAGATACCAGACCAGCGGGAGCCAGAGAGTTGATGATGCCCCAATTCCATGCTGACCTCCCCCTTCTCAAGCTCCTTCATGTATATGTACGCACCCTTAGCTCCACACTTACCCAGTTTTGTTGTCCAAGGAGACGCTGTTTAGGGAAATACCCAGTGTCCTCCTTTGCATGTTGCAAGTATAACCTTCCCTTTCCTGTTCTTCGGCTTGCTTGTGACTTTTGCCTTGACTGCAGGAGAGGAATGCAGTTTCAGGTAACATGCCCAACACCTAAAAATGGAGGAAAttctttattacttaaaaatgtattttgaatgcTGGCAGGttgtcaggaaaacagaaataatgcaACCGAATGTATAGTCTTCTTGAAAAGTGGCTTTAGTATTGCTACTTTTGGTTATCTAATGGCCGATGTGGAATTTCTAAAAGTAACATTAATGGAGAGGAAGATATTTCTTAGTTTAATTACCTATGCCCCTTTATTGTTATAATAGTAATAAAGATGTTTTTCtctgtatagaaaaaaaatgtattttgttgaatattcaaaatattaaaaaaaacatgagGCCATGGTTGGAGTAGGGGAGAAACACAAAAGAGTTATTCTTGAGGAAAATTTGAGAATTAAGGATTGCTGAATTAATAAATAGATACCTTATGGTTAAtgtgaaatataataaaacatccCATTTTAAATCAggtgtgttgtttttcttttttattttcctgagtgTATTTTGATAAATTCCTAATGGAACAGGTAAAGTTTGTGTTAAAAGCTCATAACCaaacaaactcttccaaaacaaaTGGagcttttacttttcaaaatttactactctttttggggggagggagagaggaagaggaggaaagtaaCTTgtaactgaagaggaaaaaaaatgaaatagcaacCCTTGTCTCCCCCACATCCCTCCACAATGAGACAAAGATAATTACTTGGGAACACTGGGATcctgaggaaaataataataataagtaaaataacttagaaaaagaaagacataaatatagaaaatcatttaaattatttacaacAAAATAGGCAAATTACAAACAGACATGTAGAATGGCctctaaattataaattattcagTCCATCTTGAAAAAAACATCAGGGATAGTGTTTAAAATCCATTTAACATACACTCTTTcctttggctttctctttttatctcttttcaagGACATTATGCTTGAAAGGGTATAGGGCCTATTTCCTGAAGTGTTCTCTTCATTCACTGATAAtgggaaatagagaaaagtaGAGACAATGAAAACAGTGTAGTATTGAACACCCATGGGGCCATTGAACACTGTGGAAACAGTCTAGGTTCTGaaaaactattttggaaaattcaGGACTGTTAAGTGCGTTGAGGAGGACTCAGGTCAGGGGCTTGTAAAGTGTATGTCTTTTCTGAGAAATGCTCTGGAAGAGATAAGAAATATTAGTGACAATTACGCCTTTGAAGGGATGCTGCATTACAGTttgattttaaaacttccatttaaattttgttttctagtatttatttatcagtgGTTAGTCACTGTGTAGCTTACCATTTTTCAGGGGaagaattttatttgtaaagcaGCACCTGGTTTCTGTTGTTCCCCAAGCTCTTTCTTTGACTGTTCTTGTAAGGAAGTAACCCATTGTGGAAAATGACACAGAATGACCTAGGCTGTGGACAAAACAATGATCTTCAAATTCAGAGAACTTTGGTTTCAAGTCCATGCTCTATATCTATTGGCTCTTTCcctttgaacaagttacttaacctcttcgtgtgtgtgtgtgtgtgtgtgtgtattcccccaaatatttcatttatggatactgaaatttcagtttcctatcattttcacatgtcacaaaatggtatccttttcattttttctcagtCATTAAACCATGTGAAAACCACTCAGGTGGGCCAGGTCTTAGTTTGTCCACGGATCTAAAGAGTCTACTCTCCAAGCTAATACTCTCCTCCATCTTTTAGTAGCACAGAAGCTCTTCAGAAGTCGCAGTCTGCTAATACTCTCCTCCAAGCTAATACTCTGCTCCATCTTTCCATCTGGAAAGATTGTCCCAGACCAGGCTAAAACAGACCAGGCCCTGGGATAGGAAATGGGTAGTTCCCACTCAGCCCTTTGTCTTAGGAAGAGGCTCTTGTCAAACGCCCATGTTACTTGTATAATTTAGAACCACAGACAgatgaagaacagaaaatcaGTTTGTTGCTCCTCCTTTCAGATGTACGGTGGAAGCTTTAGGAATCCTGGGAGCCAGACTTTGGATTCAAGCTCTCAACTCTTCCCTTACAGCTCAAAAGCACTGGGACCCAAAAAGGAAAGTGATTTGCCCATGTGAGTGGGTGTGGGAACCCAGGTTCATGCCTCCTCTAGTCCAAGGATTCCTCACTTCCAAATGTAGCGTCTGTAAAGTCAAGACTCAAGGCTGAGGGTCCTAAATTCCTGCCGGGGGTAGATGAGCAGGGCCCTTCTTAAACTCCAAACTGATTACACACCTGCCCTTCCAGGCTGTGCTCCAAACCCAGGGCATCCCGGCCCCCTCTGCTCGTCCCTGCCTTCTGTGGGTGAAAACGAAGGCTGCAGACTGCGACTTTGGAAGAGCTTCTGTGCCTTTATAACCACCACCTGTGGAAGGAAGGACCCAGAGAATGGCGTTCATTTCCTAAACTAAAAAGCTGAGGCCCAACGACAGCAAAGTGAGGTATTGGCGGAaataggacttgaacccaggtcccTGAACTCCTGAACCCAGGTCCAGGCTCTTTCTCATGCCTGAagtgcagggggaggcagaggtcCTCGTGATCTGCCTCTCCCTACCTtagttttctaatatataaaatggacATTATAATGGTACTTACCTCCTAGAGCTGTGTGGCGCTCGGGAGAAACTGCTCATTAATGTGCTTAGCACATAGCCTGGTTCATATTAACACCAGAGCTGAGagagtataacttttttttttttttttttttaagattttctttattgggtgcctggatagctcagttggttgatcctctgacacttggtttcagctcaggtcatgatctcagggttgtgggatccagctaGGGTCAGgctgaagcagactccgtgctcagcgtggagcccaatggaTGGCTCAACCCCATACCCTGACATCagatctgagctaaaaccaagagtccccAGCTCAACTGACtctaccacccaggcaccccaattataACTATTTCTTCAAAGACTGTCAGTTTCTAAAAATTATCCTCTCTTTCTTCAAGAAACAAAGGCACATTTATGTCTTATGTAGAATGCGATCTCACCCAAAGGTCACAGACcattgaactgaatgaaaatcaTAGATATGCCATCAGGTACAAGTTCTTATAGAGGGGTGAAGATGATAATGTTTTCCAAGTTTCAGCAGAACAAACAAGTCAGTGGGAGGGAtcggaaaagtaaaataaaaacacagcaaaCTAAACCTTGGGTGGAAACAATCATATGTCATAGTCCAGTGACAAACAGCACAGACTCTGGGACGAGtctacctgggttcaaatttcagTTTTGCTACTTACTTGTTATGTGATactgggaaagttacttaaccttgcTGTGCCTCAACTTCTACATCTATGAAGAGATAAATACGAAAACCTGAAAGAATTGTTGATATGATTCCCTGAGAGAAAATTCACAAAGTGctcaggacagtgcctggcatggtGTAGCTGTTTGTTCAAAAaacaaataggggtgcctggatggctcccatggtcaagcgtctgccttcggctcaggtcatgatcccggggtcttaggagtcctgcatccggctccctgctgggcgaggagtctgcttctccctctgcctctcctgctccccgctgcttgtgctctttcactctcttcctctttcaaataactaaataaaatcttaaaaacaaaaaacaaaaccaaatatggTCATTTACTTATTACCTTAAAACAGGTCCAGATTTAGTTTGCTAGGGTAATTTAGTATGAAGAGACTCTCAGAAGAAACACCTGTAACACACGCAAGGCCCATGTTTGTCCTTTCCCTGTCTCTTCCTCAAAAAAGAGAGAtgttcatttttatccatttaattgCGGAGGGAGGAGAGCTATGGTttaattgtttatctttttcaaccttttttgGGGTGCATGAGCTTGGTTTGTTGGGCACACAGTTTGCTCTTTACCCTTAATGCTTTCACAACTGGCATTTTTGGACCAGACCATAAGGGTATAGGAGAGTAATGGAAGAATTGGTTTTGAGATGTTTTTGTTTAATCCTCTAGTTCAGATGATCAGAGGGACCAATACAAAGAGAAGATGCTCATTCCAAGGTTGGTAGTGAGCCCCCATTCCCCAAAGCACTGGCAGCCTCCAAAGAATTGGAAGCTATCATTTTTGATGAGGcgtaacagatttttattttgaagcagaAAGCTTTATCCTTGATAAAGTTCTGCTTGTTGCTCATTTTGCGCCATTACCACGGTCTCTGAAGTAATGTTTAGGGAAAAGCATATCCTCAGTGTTCCTTCTGAGAGTAGTTTAGTAGATCTTAAAGCacttcaaacttttaaaaagattttttaaaattatttttttaaagatatttatttactttatttttagatagagagagagagacagagagagcgcacatgaatagtggttggggcagagggagagaatttcaagccgactccccactgagcatggagcccaatgaaggactcTGTCTCATGACTGGGAAGTTGTGACCTGAGCaggatgtttaacagactgagccacccaggcgcgcccccccccttttttttttttaatttttcatttttttattaacatacaatgtattatttgccccaggggtacaggtctgtgaatcatcaggtttacacacttcgcagcactcacattagcacataccttcccaatgtccataacccagccaccctctccctacccacccaccccaggcaacccttagtttgttttatgatactgagtctcttatggtttgtctccctcctgatcccatcttgtttcatttattcctttcctacccttgGGATTActgctaattaaaaataattttactactaAAACTCAAGTTTGTTTTCCTAACATccaagtttttctttgtttattaattaCAGAGTTACTACACCCAAAACAATTCCAAACTTGGATTGACTGATAAGGAACTTATCATTAACTGATAAGGAACCTTCTTAAACAGGCAATCCTCCCTTTGCACACTACCATGGgaccataaaaataattatgc
Proteins encoded in this region:
- the LOC116582113 gene encoding LOW QUALITY PROTEIN: uncharacterized protein LOC116582113 (The sequence of the model RefSeq protein was modified relative to this genomic sequence to represent the inferred CDS: substituted 1 base at 1 genomic stop codon) produces the protein MRQPKLCAPREQKAGVLKDQRECFYELLTNNFDWLDRQLTLAEHNGLLRLSRSKAANHRCLGCLWNLCNLDQFSSSWLRLLRTQLIEAALNEGETPSLISDETIILEPGGGYKGTEALPKSQSAAFVFTHRRQGRAEGAGMPWVWSTAWKGSLGHSVSFSTMGYFLTRTVKERAWGTTETRCCFTNKILPLKNGVGHVTXNCIPLLQSRQKSQASRRTGKGRLYLQHAKEDTGYFPKQRLLGQQNWVSVELRPPSSYCVDSGSWGRKWNQENHCHFQHLDTALNLVSLSHDFMHDSA